Below is a genomic region from Myxococcus fulvus.
CTGGAGCACGTCGTCGCGGTGCGGCAGCTCGGGGACAAGGGCCGGGCCGTGAAGACGATTCTCGCGGAGAAGGACACCGAGAAGCTCAAGGACATGAGCGCCGAGCTGGGCAAGGCGCTCGCCGACCTGGATGACCTGCTATGAGCGTGGACCCCAAGGAGCTGGCACCGGAGGACCGCGAGGCGCTCTTGCGCTGGAGGCTCGCGCTGGGCCCCGCCGCGGAGAAGACGGGCAGCTGTCCGTCGCTGCACGCGCTGGGCGCCGGCGCGAGCGCGGTGGGCGTGGGCGAGACGGAGCTGGAGGCGCTCGATGACGCGCTGTCCTTCGTCTACGGCGAGAAGAGCGCGGGAGCGTCCGGCTCGCGGCCGTACATTCCCGAGTGGCTGGGCGCGCTGCGCGGCTTCTTCCGCGACGACGTGATTGCCCTCGTCCAGAAGGACGCCATCGAGAAGAAGGGCCTCACCCAGCTCCTGTTCGAGCCGGAGACGCTGCCCTTCCTCGAGAAGAACGTGGAGCTGGTGACGACGCTGGTGAGCGCGCGCGGTCTCATCCCCGAGGACGCCAAGGCGCTGGCGCGGCAAATCGTCCGCGAGGTGGTGGACGAGCTGCGCAAGAAGTTGGAGTCCACCGTGCGCACGGCGGTGTTCGGCGCGCTGAGGCGCGACAGGACGAGCCCGCTGCCCATCGCGCGCAACATCGACTGGAAGCGCACGATTCGTCAGAACCTGAAGGGCTGGGACGCGGAGCACCGGCGACTCGTCCCCGAGCGCTTCTACTTCTGGCCCAACCAGCGCCGTCACCACGAGTGGGACGTGACGCTGGTGGTGGACCAGTCCGGCTCCATGGCGGAGAGCGTGGTGTACAGCTCCGTGATGGCGGCCATCTTCGCGTCGCTGGAGGTGCTGCGCACGCGGCTCATCCTGTTCGACACCGAGGTGGTCGACATGACGCCCGTGCTGTCGGACCCGGTGGAGGTGCTCTTCAGCGCGCAGCTCGGCGGCGGCACGGACATCAACCGGGCGGTGGCGTATGCGCAGACGCATTACGTGGAGCGCCCGGAGAAGACGCTCTTCATCCTGATTACCGACTTGTGCGAGGGCGGCGACGCCGAGGAGCTGGTGGCGCGGCTGCGGCAGCTCGTGGACTCGCGGGCGAAGGTGCTGTGCCTGCTGGCGCTGTCGGACGGGGGCAGGCCCTCGTACGACCCGGTGATGGCGGAGAAGCTCACCGCGATGGGCATCCCGTGCTTCGGGTGCACGCCTCGCAAGCTGGTGGACGTGGTGGAGCGGGTGATGCGCAACCAGGACCTGACGTCCCTGCTCGACGACAAGGAGACTCGCCATGGTTGAGGTGCGAAGGCTGGCCCCGGGCATGGGGGCCCTGACGGACATCATCCGCGACCGCGACGAGCTGTCGAAGGGCGCGCGCATCTTCGACGACAAGCAGCTCACGCACCTGTCGCGCTTCGAGAACCGGCTGTTCGCGGACGCGTCGGGCTCCGGGGCCTCGCCGTACAAGGTGTCCCTGGTGTTCGGCGACGGGCGCGAGGTGAAGGGGAAGTGCTCGTGCATGGCGGCGCGCTCGCGGCCGTTCTGCAAGCACGCGGCGGCGCTGCTGGTGGCGTGGTCGCGCGCGCCCGACGCCTTCGTCACCACCGACGCGGCGCCCACGGGCGCGGGTGGGCCCGCGAAGAAGAGCGTGAAGAAGGGCAAGACGGACGCCGCCGAGCTGATGCGGTCGGGCGTGGCACAGGTGTCCACGCTGGTGCGTGAGCTGGGGCTGTCCGGTGTGGCCGCGCTGTCCGAGGACCGGGCCGAGCAGGTGCGTGCGTTGGGCGAGGCGCTGCGCGCGAACGGGCTGCGCAGGCTCGCGGCGCGCGCGGTGGAGGTGGCGGGGCTGCTGGAGCAGGCGGCGGCGCGCACCGGGACGTTCGAGCCGCCCGTCTTCACGGATTTGATGGCGGACATGCTGCTCACCGCGCGCAAGGTGGAGAAGCACCTGGGCGGCGAGGTGCTGGAGGACCGCTACGTCGAGGAGCTCATCGGCAAGACGTGGACGAAGAAGGACCGCGCGCCCGTGGAGGGGCTGCGGCTGTTGGAGTACGCGTTCACCACGCGCTCCACGCCCGACAACTTCGTCATCCGCGAGAGCCGCTTCATCGACCTGGGCACGGGTGCGCACTACGCGGAGAAGCAGATCCTCCCCGCGTTCCTGCGCAGCGTGGAGCCCAAGCGCAGTCACGCGGGCACGGTGCTGGAGGGCGCGAAGGGCGGCCGGTATCCCGGCTTCGCGCCCGTGCGTCTGGACCTGGAGGGCTCGGAGAAGACACGGGAGCTGGGCGGCGCGGCGCTGCGGCGGCTCATCGAGGTGGCGCTGCCGGACGTGGGCGCGGCGCTGGCAGCCTTCCAGGAGCACCGCAAGGACGTGTTCGCGCCGGAGCTGCTCCCGGTGGCGTTGAGGGTGCAGACGCTGCTGGCGAGCGGGCAGCGCTCGCAGTTGGTGGACTCGGGAGACCGGGGGCTGTTCCTCCCCGCGGACACGCGGCTCGACGAGCCCCTGTCCGCGGCGCTGGAGGGAGCCACGCTGAAGGTGGTGCTGGGCAACGTGGGGCTGGAGGCCGCGCTGCCCACGCTGCTCCCGCTCGCGGTCTTGGTGGAGACCTCCGAGGGCCTGGAGCTGCGCGGCCTGGGACAGCAGGAGCCACACGAGGAGCCCCGGCGCGGACGGCGGAGCGCGCGCGTCGAGACGCCGGTCGCGGTGCCACGCGGAGGTTGGGCGGAGGCGGCGCGCGCGGCGGGCGCGTCCCGGGCGGCCATCGCGCTGGCGGAGGTGCGCGACGAGCTGGCGGAGCGGTTCTCGAACGGGCTGCCCTCGGTGTCGCCGCGCGCGGTGGAGCCCCTGGTGGCGCGGCTGCGGGAGCTGGGGCTGGAGAAGCCCGGGGCGCTCCTGGAGGGGCTGGCGCAGCGGGCGGACCCCGCGGAGCGGCTGGAGGACTTCATCAAGGTGTACCAGGTGCTGGGCATCGCCCTGGTGCGGCTGGCGGGCGCGGTGCAGGTGGAGGCGGGCGCGCTGGAGCCGGTGCCCACCCACCCGAGCATCCGCATCCGCAAGCCCCAGACGCCGCTGCTTCCGGGAGAGGCCCTGAGGAAGCGGGCTCGCGGGGAGCTGACGCGCTACGAGGCCGCGGCGCACGCCGCGCACCACTACGCGGGCCTGGGCACGGACACGCTGCTGGAGTCGCTGTATCCCGCGTGGAGCGACGGCGCGGCGAGCACCTTCGTGGTGCGCGCGGTGGTGGCATGTCCCCGGGAGCGGGCGCTGGAGGTGGTGAAGCGCGCCCTGGCCGAGCAGCACAGCCACCGGGTGCATCGCACGGCCGTCCAGGTGCTGGGGCAGTTGGGCGGACCCGAGGCGCGGGTGCTGTTGGAAGGCCTGTCGCGCAGGCGGCATGACAGCGGGCTCGGGCTCTATGTGCGCGAGGTGCTCGACGACGTGCAGGCGCGGGAGAAGGGGCCGGAGGCGGTGGCGCGCCTCGCACGGGAGCGACAGGAGCGACTGCGGCCCTTCGCGCAGCGCGCGCTGACGGAGTCGAACCGCGAGGGCCGCCAGGCGGCGGTGGACCAACTGGAGGGCCTGGGACTCACACAGGCGTGGCCGGTGCTGCGGCAGGTGTTCTACGGAGACGCGTCACAGGACGTGCGACGTCGCGCGGCCATGGCGCTCGCGTGGCTGGGAGACACCGAGGTGCTGGACCGCTTCGTCCACGCCGTGGAGGAGCGCGACACGGACGACGAGGGGGCGAAGGCCGCCGTGTATGCCCTGGGGGTGCTCGGGGACGTGCGTGGGGCGGAGGCGCTGCTCTCCGCCTTCGTGGACGGCTGGAAGCCCAACGTGGTGTCCACCGCGCTGAAGACCTTCGGGCTGGCGATGCTCGAGCCGGCCGTGCGCCTGGCGGAGACCCGGCCGGAGGCGATGGAGCGACAGGCGCTGCGCAACCTCTTCGAGAAGTTCCCGAAGGCGGCGCTGGCCCAGGCGCTGCTCGCCCGGGTGGAGGTGGCGCGCTCGCACCCCGAGCGGCTCGCCCGCTTCGGCACGTACCTGAAGCTCGCGGGCGAGAACACGCACGGCGCGGGCAAGGTGGTGGCGACGGCCCTGCTCGACATCCCCGAGGCCGCGATGGACAAGGACCTGTCGCGCACGGCGAAGAAGCTGCTCGGGTTGAAGGGGTGAGCCAGGCCCGCTCGCCGCGATTCGCCCGCGGCGAGCGGAGGCTCTCTTCAGCCCAGTCCCACGAGGGGCGACACGTGCGGGCGCTCCAGCGACTCCAGGAAGGAGCCGAGCGCCGCGTTGACGAGCGCGGGCTCCTCCACCGTGGCCGAGTGGCCGCCTCGCGGCAGGCGCGTCAGCTTCGAGCCGGGGATGAGCTGGTGGAGTCGCTCGGCCTTCGCCGGGACGGTGGCCACGTCCTCCTCGCCCACCACGATGAGCGTGGGCACGCGGATGCTCGGCACCTCGTGCGACACCGCGTTGCGGCGAATCACCCCGTTGACCGCGCGCCAGATGTCGCGGCGGTTCTCCAACAGGCGCGCCTTCCACAGCGCCCGCTCCTCGGCGCGGTTCGGGTCCGACAGGAAGTTGCGGCCGAACATGATGCGCATCACCGGGTCCGCCACCGGACGCAGGCCGGCCAGCCGGGCGATGAGGTTGAGCAGCGTGTAGCGCGGCACGTTGGCCAGCGGCTCCGGGTCCGCGGACGTCTCCATCAAGGTCAACGAGCGCAACAGCTCCGGCCGCCGCGCCGCGATGCGCATCCCGATGAAGCCGCCCATCGACAGGCCGACGAAGTGACACGGCCCCACGTCGAGCTGCTCCAACAGCCCCACCGCGTCCAGGTACAGCGTCTCCATGTCGATGGCGCTGACGTCCGGGACGGCGCTGCGGCCCTGCCCCCGGTGGTCATACGCGATGCACCGGTAGCGCCCTCGCAGCGCGTCCACCTGCGGGTCGAACAGCCGCGTGCTCCACAGGAGCCCATGGCTGAAGAGGATGGGCTCGCCCGGGCCACCCGTATCCTCGTAATGCAACTCGGTTCCATTCACGGACAGCATCGGCATCGCGGTTCCCTCCCCACCTGCGGGCAGGATAGGCCAGGGAGTGACGCGACATGGCAACAGTCTTGCCGCGGTGCGCCGGCTGTCGACTCGCGGACGCCCGGGGTGCGGGCGGGCGTCCCGGGGTTACCAGAGCCCCTGCGTCTGCAGCAGCGTGCCCAGCTGGCCAGGCGTGGCGGTGGTGGCGGTGAACAGGCGCTCGGCGGCCTCCGGGGACGGGTTCTCCCAGGACAAGAGGCCCGTGGCCTCCTCGCGGCGGCACAGCACCAGGCTCGTGCGCACCTGGTCCGCCGAGTCGAAGGACAAGAGGTCCATCAACCCCGGGCTCTGGCTGGTGAAGAAGCTCTGCCGGCCCTTCAGGGGCTCCACGCTGGCCCGCACCAGCTGCGGGTGGAGCGAGTGGGCCACCTCGTCGGCGACCACCACGGCGCGCGCCCGGGCCAGGTAGTGCTGGAGCGCCAGGAGCCGCTTCTGGCCATGGCCCAGGTGCCGCGCCGACACGCGCGTCCCCGCGGGGCCCAGGAAGTCCAGCTCCAGCCCGCCGAGCGTGAGCGACTCGTACTTGCCCTCGGGCGGGGCCTCCACCGGCACGAGCACCGCCTCCGCGGAGGTGAAGCCCAGCAGCCGTGCCGCGTCGCGCAGGAAGGGCACCGCGTCCGACGGGACGACGTAGCGCGGTGAGCCCCACTGGGCGGCCGCGAGCCGGCGCAGGCCGTCCAGGAGCGCCTCGGACGCCAGGCCCGTACCCGTGGCCAGCACGCCCTCCGCGCGCCGCGAGAGGCGCAGCTCGACCTGGTAGAGCTGCTCGAAGTAGGCGAGCCCCTCGTCGAAGCGGCTCAGGCCCGCGAGCGCGGACACCTCGCGCGCCATGGCGAGCAGCGGCTCCACGGTGGCCGAGCCCTCGCCGGTCTTCTCCACCCAGGCGATGCCTCCGGACATGAGCACCAGCCACAGGCGGCCGGCGACCTCCGGGGCCAGGCGCTCCTGCACGACGAGCGACGCGTCGTCCTCGCGCGAGACGGTGACCTGGAGCCCCTCGCGGTGGATGACCAGCGGCCAGGCCATGTCGCGCGGCGAGACGATGATGTCCATGAAGAGCCCGGCGGCCACGGGCCCGCTCTCGGGGGGCACCGGCTCGTTGCGGACCCGCACGGTGATGTGGCCGGTGTCCGCGGCGAGCGCGTACTCCAGGTCGAACGGCTCTGATGCGAGCGTGGTGAAGTCCGAGCTGGCCACGGCGGCGACCAGGTCCAGCAGCAGCGTCTTCCCCGTGCCGTTGCGTCCCAGCAGCACGTTGAAGGACGGGCTGAACGACAGCCGCGTGCCGGGCTTCACGGCGCGGAAACGGTGGACCTGGAGCCACTGGAGCTTGAGCATCGCCCCAGAGCCTCCCCTCGTGGTGAGCCAGGGTCAACCCTGCCCGGGACGAAACAAACACCCCGAGAGAAGTCAAACATCGTCCCTCGTGAAGACAAACCTGGCAGCCAGGCTGCAGGAGCAATCCGCTGACAGCGCCGTTCGGCCAGCCCATCCACCGTCCGAGCTCCCGACCCAGGAGGGCGGACAAGCCCCGCCATCCCCGGGAGCCCAGCTTGTCATGACAGGGCGCGAAGGGCAGGCTCAGGGCTCCGCCCCGCCATGCGCCCCGCCCGTCCCGTCCTGCTCGTCCTCGTCTTCCTCGCGCTGCTCGGCACCGCCGCGGGAATCACCCTCGCGCTGCGCGCACCGGGCTCGTCGCCCCCGGCTCCCGCGCCCTTGGCCGCGACGCCCACCGCCACCCCCACTCCTCCAGTCCAGGCGAGCGCGACGCCCGCCGCGGTGAAGGACGCGCATCCCGCGCGCGGTGTCTACGCGGGCTCGGAGTCCTGCGGCGAGTGCCACGAGGACGAGCACGCCGCGTGGGGCAAGGACTGGCACTCGCGCGCGCTGTCCCCGGGGACGCGCAAGTTCGTGGTGGGCGACTACGCGAAGCGCACGCACTTCAAGGGCGACTCCAGCGAGGCGTGGATGCGCCGCGACGGCGAGCGCCACTTCATGCGCACCAAGGGCTCGGACGGACAGCTCGCCGAGTTCCCCGTGGAGTGGGTCATCGGCGGCAAGCGCATGCAGGACCCCGTCGCGGTGATGACCGACGGCCGCTGGCAGGTGCTGCCCGTCTACTACCACGTCACCGGCAAGGGCGAGTGGGTCGACTACTCGGAGACCAAGCAGGGCGCGCTCACGCCCGAGCATCCGTTCTTCTGGACCAACTTCCGCCGCAGCGCGCAGCACGCGTGCCTGGACTGTCACGTCACCGGACTCGACGCGCGTTATGACCGCGAGCAGCACACGTGGACCACGGCCTTCACCGACGCGGGCGTCGCGTGCGAGAGCTGCCACGGCCCGGGCGCGCGCCACGCCGACACGCAGGAGCCCAAGGACATCGTCCAGCCGTCGAAGCTGTCCAACGACCTGGGCTTCGCCGTGTGCGCGCAGTGCCATGGCCCGCGCCGCCCGCTCTTCCCCATCCTCGACACCACACACCGCTACCAGCCCGGCCAGCGCTACGAGGACTTCTATCAGCCCATCGTCCTCTTCCTCGGCGGCGAGCGCTCCGGCGACTACTTCACCGACGGCCGCCCCAGCACCTCCAGCTTCGAGTACCAGGCCCTCATCCAGTCCGCGTGTCATCTCAAGGGCGGCGCCACCTGCCTCACCTGCCACACCGCGCCGCACGAGCCCAACGCCCCCAACGAGCTGAACCTCCCCGACAAGTCCCAGACGAAGGTCTCCGTCGGCTCGGCCACCTGTCAGCAGTGCCACGCGGACCTCTTCGCCCAGGCCGCCCAGCACGCGCGCCACACCTCGCGCGAGGCACAGGACTGCCTGGCCTGTCACATGCCGCCCGTCGTCTCCGGCGTGCTCGACAAGTTCGCGGACCACGCGCTGGACGTCCCCGCGCCCCAGAACACCACGCGCCACGCCATCCCCAACGCGTGCAACACCTGCCACACGAAACAGACGCCGGAGGCCATGGCCCAGGCGATGACGAAGCTGTGGCCGGCCTCCGCGAAGCGACAGGAGCGGCGCATCCGGCTCGCGGACGCCTTCGACGACAAGACGGCCCAGACGGGTCGCCCCGCGCTGGAGGCCACGCTCGCGGATGCGAACGAAGCCCCGTCCCTGCGCGGCGCGGCGGCGAAGGTGCTGGTGCGCCGCTACAAGCGCGAGGCCATCCCCGCCCTGCGCGCCGCGCTGAAGAGCACGCAGGACAGCCAGATGCGCACGGACGTCATCGAGGCGCTGAGCATCGCGAACGCACGCGAGGCCAGCGAGGACCTGGCCGCGTTGCTCCAGACAGAGTCCCTGTGGGTGCGTCAGGCCGCGGCGGTGACGCTCGCGAGCTTTGGTGACGCGCGTGGCCTGTCGGCCGTGGAGGCGCTGGCCTCGAAGCCCGAGACGTCCGGGCTGGTGCAGCCGCACCTGTTGCTCGCGCAGCTCGCGGTGCGCCGCAAGGACCTGACCACCGCGGTGCGCGAGTTCGAGAAGGCGTTGGACCTGCAGCCCTACAACCCCGACGCCCTCATCCGTCTGGCCGATGTCTATGTCGTGCAGGGACAGGTGGAGAGAGGCCGCGAGCGCCTGGAGGAAGCGCTGCGCTTCGACCCGCAGAGCCGCGCGGCGAAGCAACGTCTGTCCATGCTCCAACAAGGGCGCTGAGGCTCGGACCGCTCGCGGACGAAGCCTCCCGCCGCTCCATCCACTGTTGAGCAGGCACTCGCCGGTTCTGTCCGGCAGGAGGGGCCTCGCCCCATGGTACGTGGCCGGTATCGGGTGCCTCCCCTACCTCAGGGCACCCGATATGAACGCCCTGCTGCTCGTCCTCCTGCTTTCGCACCCTGGCTCCGAGCCGGGCGTGTTGCTCGCCCAGGCCCGGCCACGCCCCGCCGTGCGGCAGCGGACGCAGCCGCGCCAGCGCGTGCCCCAGGTGCTGCCCGTCCAGGGCCCCGCGAAGCCGCCGTCCGCCCAGGGACAACAGACGCCGGCCCAGAACCCCGGAGCGCCCTCACAGGCTCCGAGCACGCCGCGGCCCGCGCCGTCCAATGATGACCCGCCCCAGCCTCCGCAACCCGAGGTGTCGGACCCGCTGCTGACGCCGATACCGCCCGCGCCCATCCAGATGAAGTCCTGGGACGAGGCGCTGGAGCTGGTGCGGCAGCGCTCCACGGACTTGAGGACGGCGCTGGCCCAGGTGGAGTCCGCCGCGGGGCAGGCGCGCATCGCGCTGGCGGGGCTCTTGCCCACCGTCACCGGCACCGTGGGCGTGCAGTACAACGTGCTGGACCCGGACGCGACGACGTTCATCGGCGGCGGCGCGGGGGGCGGTGTCGGAGGTGGCATCGGCGGCGGTGTCGGCGGAGGCACCGGCGACGGTGATGGCATCCGGCCCACCCAGCCGCCCGTCGTGGGCTTCCTCTCCGCGTCCGTGCCGCTGTTCGATTTGCAGGCCATCGGCGCGCGCCGCGTCGCCCGCGAGGCCCAGCGCGCCGCGACGCTGTCCCTGGCGGAGACCCGGCGTCAGCTCAGCGGAGCGCTGGCTCGCGCGCTGGTGCAGGTGGCCGCGCAGGAGCGGCTGGCCGAGGTCAACCGCGTCAACCTGCGCACCGCGCTGGAGCGGCTGGCCCTGGCCGAGCGCCGGTTGGACCTGGGCGCCGGCACGCGGCTGGACGTGGTGCGCGTGCAGCAGGACGCCGAGGCGGCGCGGGCCCTGGTCGTCACCGGGGACGAGAACCTGAGACAAGCGCGCGAGGGGCTCGGCCTGGCGCTGGGGATGCCCCAGGCGGTGGGGTTGGCCAAGGGCGTGAGCGTGGAGGACCTGCTGCGCGGCGCGAGGAAGGACTGTCGCCAGTTGGAGGCCGTGGACGGACGCTCGGACCTGGCGGCGGCGCGCTCGCGGCGCACCGTGGCCGAGCGGCAGGTGAGCGCGGTGAAGGCGCAGTACGCGCCGACGCTCTCGCTGACGAGCACGACGATTGCGCTCACGGTGGAGGACGACGTGGTGAACGTCCCCATCTGGAACCTCGGCGCCAGCCTGCTGCTCCCCTTCTGGGACGGCGGCGCGCGAGAGGGGCGGCTGAGGCAGTCCCGCGCGGAGGCGGAGGTGGCGCGCCAGCAGGTGGTGGAGCTGGAGCGCTCCGTCACGGTGGAGGTGGCCAGGGCGCGGCGCGGCGTGGAGGTCACCCAGGCATCGCGGGACATCTCGTCGCAGGAGCAGCGGCTCGCCGAGGAGAATGACCGGCTCACCCGGCGCAGCTTCGAGGTGGGCACCGGCACCAGCCTGGAGCTCATCCAGACGGCGGCGGCGCTGCGGCAGGCCGAGCTGGCCCTGGTGGTGCGCGAGTTCGAGTTGGAGCAGGCGCGCGTCGAGGCGTTCCTGGCGGAGGCGGCATGCGACTGGTGAGGACATGGGGCGCGGCGGGCGCGATGCTGCTGACGCTCTCGGGGTGCAAGGGCTCGGGCAAGGAAGACGGGCCGCAGGCGGGACAGGCCGCCGCGGGCGCGGTGATGCCCGTGCAGGTGCAGGCGCTCTCCCCCAACGAGGTGCAGGACGCCGCCGAGTACGTGGGCACGCTCATCTCGCGCAGCAGCATCAGCGTGTATCCCCAGGTCGCCGGCTACGTGCAGGCGATACCGGTGAGGCCCGGCGCGCGCGTGCAGTCGGGAGAGGTGCTGCTCGTCGTCGACCCGCGCCGGGAGCAGGCGGGGCTGCGCGCCACCCAGGCGCAGAAGGCCTCCGCGCTGGCCCAGCGCGAGTTCGCCCGGCGCACCCGCGAGCGCAGCGGGCAGCTCCTCAAGGAAGGGCTGCAGAGCCGCCAGGACTACGAGCAGGCGGTGGCGCAGGCGCAGCAGGCGGAGGCGAGCGCGCGGGCGATTGAAGCGCAAATCCAGTCGCAGCAGGTGCAGCTCGGCTTCTACGAGGTGAGCGCGCCCTTCGCGGGCGTGGTGGGCGACATCCCGGTGAAGGTGGGGGACTACGTCACGCCTCAATCGCAGCTCACGTCGCTGGACCAGAGCAAGGCGCTGGAGGTCTCCGTCCAGGTGCCGGTGGACCGGGCGCGCGTCGTCCGGGTGGGCAAGACGCCGGTGGAGGTGCTGGACGAGAAGGGGAACGTGCGGGTGTCCGCGCCCGTGTTCTTCGTGGCGCCCACGCCCAGCGCGACGACGCAGCTGGTGGAGGTGAAGGCCGCGTTCGACAACACCGTGGGGCTGCGCGCCGGAGAGCTGGTGCGCGCGCGGCTGGTGTACGCGGCGCGCGAGGCACTCACCGTGCCCACGGTGGCGGTGACGCAAATCAGCAGCCAGTCCTTCGTGTACGTGGTGGCGTCCGCCGACGGCGGCACGGTGGCC
It encodes:
- a CDS encoding TolC family protein, translating into MNALLLVLLLSHPGSEPGVLLAQARPRPAVRQRTQPRQRVPQVLPVQGPAKPPSAQGQQTPAQNPGAPSQAPSTPRPAPSNDDPPQPPQPEVSDPLLTPIPPAPIQMKSWDEALELVRQRSTDLRTALAQVESAAGQARIALAGLLPTVTGTVGVQYNVLDPDATTFIGGGAGGGVGGGIGGGVGGGTGDGDGIRPTQPPVVGFLSASVPLFDLQAIGARRVAREAQRAATLSLAETRRQLSGALARALVQVAAQERLAEVNRVNLRTALERLALAERRLDLGAGTRLDVVRVQQDAEAARALVVTGDENLRQAREGLGLALGMPQAVGLAKGVSVEDLLRGARKDCRQLEAVDGRSDLAAARSRRTVAERQVSAVKAQYAPTLSLTSTTIALTVEDDVVNVPIWNLGASLLLPFWDGGAREGRLRQSRAEAEVARQQVVELERSVTVEVARARRGVEVTQASRDISSQEQRLAEENDRLTRRSFEVGTGTSLELIQTAAALRQAELALVVREFELEQARVEAFLAEAACDW
- a CDS encoding VWA domain-containing protein; the encoded protein is MSVDPKELAPEDREALLRWRLALGPAAEKTGSCPSLHALGAGASAVGVGETELEALDDALSFVYGEKSAGASGSRPYIPEWLGALRGFFRDDVIALVQKDAIEKKGLTQLLFEPETLPFLEKNVELVTTLVSARGLIPEDAKALARQIVREVVDELRKKLESTVRTAVFGALRRDRTSPLPIARNIDWKRTIRQNLKGWDAEHRRLVPERFYFWPNQRRHHEWDVTLVVDQSGSMAESVVYSSVMAAIFASLEVLRTRLILFDTEVVDMTPVLSDPVEVLFSAQLGGGTDINRAVAYAQTHYVERPEKTLFILITDLCEGGDAEELVARLRQLVDSRAKVLCLLALSDGGRPSYDPVMAEKLTAMGIPCFGCTPRKLVDVVERVMRNQDLTSLLDDKETRHG
- a CDS encoding tetratricopeptide repeat protein, with translation MRPARPVLLVLVFLALLGTAAGITLALRAPGSSPPAPAPLAATPTATPTPPVQASATPAAVKDAHPARGVYAGSESCGECHEDEHAAWGKDWHSRALSPGTRKFVVGDYAKRTHFKGDSSEAWMRRDGERHFMRTKGSDGQLAEFPVEWVIGGKRMQDPVAVMTDGRWQVLPVYYHVTGKGEWVDYSETKQGALTPEHPFFWTNFRRSAQHACLDCHVTGLDARYDREQHTWTTAFTDAGVACESCHGPGARHADTQEPKDIVQPSKLSNDLGFAVCAQCHGPRRPLFPILDTTHRYQPGQRYEDFYQPIVLFLGGERSGDYFTDGRPSTSSFEYQALIQSACHLKGGATCLTCHTAPHEPNAPNELNLPDKSQTKVSVGSATCQQCHADLFAQAAQHARHTSREAQDCLACHMPPVVSGVLDKFADHALDVPAPQNTTRHAIPNACNTCHTKQTPEAMAQAMTKLWPASAKRQERRIRLADAFDDKTAQTGRPALEATLADANEAPSLRGAAAKVLVRRYKREAIPALRAALKSTQDSQMRTDVIEALSIANAREASEDLAALLQTESLWVRQAAAVTLASFGDARGLSAVEALASKPETSGLVQPHLLLAQLAVRRKDLTTAVREFEKALDLQPYNPDALIRLADVYVVQGQVERGRERLEEALRFDPQSRAAKQRLSMLQQGR
- a CDS encoding AAA family ATPase; the encoded protein is MLKLQWLQVHRFRAVKPGTRLSFSPSFNVLLGRNGTGKTLLLDLVAAVASSDFTTLASEPFDLEYALAADTGHITVRVRNEPVPPESGPVAAGLFMDIIVSPRDMAWPLVIHREGLQVTVSREDDASLVVQERLAPEVAGRLWLVLMSGGIAWVEKTGEGSATVEPLLAMAREVSALAGLSRFDEGLAYFEQLYQVELRLSRRAEGVLATGTGLASEALLDGLRRLAAAQWGSPRYVVPSDAVPFLRDAARLLGFTSAEAVLVPVEAPPEGKYESLTLGGLELDFLGPAGTRVSARHLGHGQKRLLALQHYLARARAVVVADEVAHSLHPQLVRASVEPLKGRQSFFTSQSPGLMDLLSFDSADQVRTSLVLCRREEATGLLSWENPSPEAAERLFTATTATPGQLGTLLQTQGLW
- a CDS encoding efflux RND transporter periplasmic adaptor subunit, whose protein sequence is MRLVRTWGAAGAMLLTLSGCKGSGKEDGPQAGQAAAGAVMPVQVQALSPNEVQDAAEYVGTLISRSSISVYPQVAGYVQAIPVRPGARVQSGEVLLVVDPRREQAGLRATQAQKASALAQREFARRTRERSGQLLKEGLQSRQDYEQAVAQAQQAEASARAIEAQIQSQQVQLGFYEVSAPFAGVVGDIPVKVGDYVTPQSQLTSLDQSKALEVSVQVPVDRARVVRVGKTPVEVLDEKGNVRVSAPVFFVAPTPSATTQLVEVKAAFDNTVGLRAGELVRARLVYAAREALTVPTVAVTQISSQSFVYVVASADGGTVARRTPLEVGDVTGNDYEVTGGLDGGTQVVVSSLQLLRDGQPIKPMPAKPEGQGVGGASDAGQ
- a CDS encoding alpha/beta fold hydrolase; translated protein: MPMLSVNGTELHYEDTGGPGEPILFSHGLLWSTRLFDPQVDALRGRYRCIAYDHRGQGRSAVPDVSAIDMETLYLDAVGLLEQLDVGPCHFVGLSMGGFIGMRIAARRPELLRSLTLMETSADPEPLANVPRYTLLNLIARLAGLRPVADPVMRIMFGRNFLSDPNRAEERALWKARLLENRRDIWRAVNGVIRRNAVSHEVPSIRVPTLIVVGEEDVATVPAKAERLHQLIPGSKLTRLPRGGHSATVEEPALVNAALGSFLESLERPHVSPLVGLG
- a CDS encoding HEAT repeat domain-containing protein, which codes for MVEVRRLAPGMGALTDIIRDRDELSKGARIFDDKQLTHLSRFENRLFADASGSGASPYKVSLVFGDGREVKGKCSCMAARSRPFCKHAAALLVAWSRAPDAFVTTDAAPTGAGGPAKKSVKKGKTDAAELMRSGVAQVSTLVRELGLSGVAALSEDRAEQVRALGEALRANGLRRLAARAVEVAGLLEQAAARTGTFEPPVFTDLMADMLLTARKVEKHLGGEVLEDRYVEELIGKTWTKKDRAPVEGLRLLEYAFTTRSTPDNFVIRESRFIDLGTGAHYAEKQILPAFLRSVEPKRSHAGTVLEGAKGGRYPGFAPVRLDLEGSEKTRELGGAALRRLIEVALPDVGAALAAFQEHRKDVFAPELLPVALRVQTLLASGQRSQLVDSGDRGLFLPADTRLDEPLSAALEGATLKVVLGNVGLEAALPTLLPLAVLVETSEGLELRGLGQQEPHEEPRRGRRSARVETPVAVPRGGWAEAARAAGASRAAIALAEVRDELAERFSNGLPSVSPRAVEPLVARLRELGLEKPGALLEGLAQRADPAERLEDFIKVYQVLGIALVRLAGAVQVEAGALEPVPTHPSIRIRKPQTPLLPGEALRKRARGELTRYEAAAHAAHHYAGLGTDTLLESLYPAWSDGAASTFVVRAVVACPRERALEVVKRALAEQHSHRVHRTAVQVLGQLGGPEARVLLEGLSRRRHDSGLGLYVREVLDDVQAREKGPEAVARLARERQERLRPFAQRALTESNREGRQAAVDQLEGLGLTQAWPVLRQVFYGDASQDVRRRAAMALAWLGDTEVLDRFVHAVEERDTDDEGAKAAVYALGVLGDVRGAEALLSAFVDGWKPNVVSTALKTFGLAMLEPAVRLAETRPEAMERQALRNLFEKFPKAALAQALLARVEVARSHPERLARFGTYLKLAGENTHGAGKVVATALLDIPEAAMDKDLSRTAKKLLGLKG